The following proteins are encoded in a genomic region of Vigna radiata var. radiata cultivar VC1973A unplaced genomic scaffold, Vradiata_ver6 scaffold_7, whole genome shotgun sequence:
- the LOC106753800 gene encoding peroxidase 44: MMKINVIWPFFCIIVPLAFGELKVGFYDSSCPKAESIVNKLVQNRFNRDKTITAALLRLHFHDCAVRGCDASILINSTTSNRAEKESDTNDFVRGFDLIDEVKENLESACPSTVSCADIITLATRTAVALSGGPKYQVPTGRRDGLVSNMDDVTIPGPAAPVSIISQFFNRNLGLTTQEMVILFGAHTVGVAHCNFFAGRLSSPDPTMDPALEAKLVKLCRDRDAFTPLDQNTSLLVDNDFYHQILAKKGVLQIDQQLALDKSTKGFVTDLASDEAKFEKSFANAMVKMGSVNVLVGSQGEIRKKCSVFNKRS, encoded by the exons ATGATGAAGATCAATGTAATATGGCCCTTCTTTTGCATCATAGTTCCCTTGGCATTTGGGGAGTTGAAGGTTGGATTCTACGATTCTTCATGTCCAAAAGCAGAGTCCATTGTCAATAAACTTGTGCAGAATCGATTCAATCGTGACAAGACCATTACTGCAGCTTTGCTTCGCTTGCATTTCCATGACTGTGCTGTCAGA GGTTGTGATGCATCCATTCTTATAAATTCGACAACGTCTAACAGGGCAGAGAAAGAATCAGACACAAACGACTTCGTTCGGGGGTTTGACCTAATcgatgaagtgaaggaaaaccTCGAATCTGCATGCCCTTCAACAGTGTCATGTGCAGACATCATAACCCTAGCTACCCGAACTGCAGTGGCCTTATCTGGAGGACCCAAATACCAAGTTCCCACCGGAAGACGCGATGGATTGGTCTCCAATATGGACGATGTCACCATTCCAGGACCCGCCGCCCCCGTTTCaataatttctcaatttttcaaTAGGAATTTGGGCCTCACAACGCAGGAAATGGTGATCCTCTTTGGTGCACACACTGTTGGTGTTGCACACTGCAATTTCTTTGCTGGTAGACTCTCGAGTCCTGACCCTACAATGGACCCTGCTTTGGAAGCTAAGTTGGTGAAGTTGTGCAGGGATCGTGATGCTTTTACGCCCTTGGACCAGAACACTTCTTTGCTTGTTGATAACGACTTCTACCACCAGATTCTTGCCAAGAAAGGGGTGCTGCAGATTGATCAGCAGCTTGCCTTGGATAAAAGTACCAAAGGGTTTGTGACAGATTTGGCTTCTGATGAGGCTAAGTTTGAAAAGAGCTTTGCAAATGCGATGGTGAAGATGGGGAGTGTTAATGTTCTGGTAGGGAGTCAAGGAGAAATTCGCAAGAAATGCTCGGTCTTCAATAAACGCAGCTAG
- the LOC106753859 gene encoding peroxidase 44 produces MKYLTIILTLFFVFPFAFGDLRVGFYGSSCPRAEEIVRQIVQRRFNRDRSITAALLRMHFHDCFVRGCDASILIDSTRGNQSEKAAGANGTVRGFELIDEIKKALEIACPSTVSCADIITLATRDSVAMAGGPRYDVATGRRDGLVSRISDVSLPGPRSTVSAAQQAFAANGMSLDEMVTLLGAHTIGVAHCSFFRDRLNDPNMDPGLRAKLGRICRPKKGDPTTFLDQNTTMVFDNEFYNQIILKRGVLFIDQQLALDPLSSKLVSVFAGNSAVFERSFINAIVKMGNIRVLVGTDGDIRKNCRVFNK; encoded by the exons ATGAAGTACCTCACAATCATTCTTACGTTGTTCTTTGTGTTTCCCTTTGCATTTGGTGATCTGAGAGTTGGGTTCTATGGCTCTAGCTGCCCCAGAGCAGAGGAAATCGTTCGACAAATTGTTCAAAGGAGATTCAACCGCGATCGATCCATTACTGCAGCCTTGCTTCGCATGCACTTCCATGATTGCTTTGTCAGA GGGTGTGACGCGTCCATATTAATAGATTCAACCAGGGGCAACCAATCTGAGAAAGCTGCAGGGGCAAACGGCACCGTTCGGGGGTTCGAGCTAATAGACGAAATAAAAAAAGCGTTGGAAATAGCGTGCCCTTCAACGGTTTCATGTGCGGATATAATAACCCTTGCCACACGTGATTCCGTGGCCATGGCAGGTGGGCCCCGGTACGACGTCGCAACGGGAAGGCGTGACGGCCTTGTGTCGAGAATCTCTGACGTGTCGCTGCCTGGGCCACGTTCCACTGTGTCGGCGGCGCAGCAAGCGTTTGCCGCAAACGGCATGTCGTTGGATGAAATGGTGACGCTGTTGGGAGCGCACACTATCGGTGTGGCGCATTGTAGTTTCTTTCGCGACAGGCTCAACGACCCCAATATGGACCCTGGTTTGCGGGCCAAGTTGGGCCGGATTTGTAGGCCCAAAAAAGGCGATCCCACAACTTTTCTGGACCAAAACACGACGATGGTTTTTGACAATGAATTCtacaatcaaattattttaaaaaggggTGTGCTTTTTATTGATCAGCAATTGGCTTTGGACCCTTTGTCGAGTAAGTTGGTGTCGGTTTTTGCTGGGAATAGTGCTGTTTTTGAAAGGAGTTTCATTAATGCTATTGTGAAGATGGGGAACATTAGGGTTCTTGTGGGGACTGATGGAGATATTAGGAAAAATTGTAGGGTTTTTAACAAATGA